A portion of the Achromobacter sp. MFA1 R4 genome contains these proteins:
- a CDS encoding HAMP domain-containing sensor histidine kinase — protein MNTVQFDIPETLRALRQGPLSGLFGSWQSFWRDARAPSATAMPPPTRTTSHFRYTACFAFIFLLVTLGSIAWGQNLLEHVMVRHVKDMVAAEIRAHQTLSSRDSASDLARALKLREAAVARRERAISVQAADGRLLYGAAELLSPLMCQGGQQPCRGWLRASLTTGEGASEWLGHASLLPDGGRYVIAYDILPMLNRIYPVPLVVGLSVFTALLLSLGAGLLFSIGAANRVTRIRQTMARFARGDQDARVALHGSQDEFDELGHDVNQALERIDFLMEEVRNATNHIAHELRTPLTRLQQRLSNAADSMRDNPAAEAEMALAEEEVRRILYLFRTVMRISEIETGRCHHEPVDLDARALLADLHDYYDVLADQRGVVLQIRVEDDLPLMGDRALLFQALVNLIDNAIKYAPPGSAITLLARRRGPWIELGTADQGPGIDADQRSQAVQRFRRLTRDRTISGHGLGLALVHAVAALHGGSLALADNDPGPPQGAASGTPRGLLAILRLPCKSAAGGRS, from the coding sequence ATGAACACCGTGCAGTTCGACATTCCTGAGACCCTGCGGGCGCTCAGGCAGGGGCCGCTGTCCGGCCTGTTCGGCTCGTGGCAGTCCTTCTGGCGCGACGCGCGTGCGCCGTCGGCCACGGCTATGCCCCCGCCCACGCGCACGACCAGCCATTTCCGCTACACGGCCTGCTTCGCGTTCATCTTCCTGCTCGTGACGCTGGGCTCGATTGCGTGGGGGCAGAACCTGCTCGAGCACGTCATGGTGCGCCACGTGAAGGACATGGTCGCCGCCGAAATCCGGGCGCACCAGACGCTCAGCAGCCGCGACAGCGCGTCCGACCTGGCGCGCGCGCTGAAGCTGCGCGAAGCCGCGGTGGCGCGGCGCGAGCGCGCGATCTCCGTGCAGGCCGCCGACGGGCGCCTGCTGTACGGCGCGGCCGAGCTGCTCTCGCCGCTGATGTGCCAGGGCGGCCAGCAGCCTTGCCGCGGCTGGCTCCGGGCATCGCTGACCACGGGCGAGGGCGCCAGCGAATGGCTGGGCCACGCCTCCCTGCTGCCCGATGGCGGCCGCTATGTCATCGCCTACGACATCCTGCCGATGCTCAACCGCATCTACCCCGTGCCGCTGGTCGTGGGCCTGAGCGTGTTCACGGCCCTGCTGCTCAGCCTGGGCGCGGGCCTGCTCTTTAGCATCGGCGCGGCCAACCGGGTCACGCGCATCCGCCAGACCATGGCGCGCTTCGCCCGCGGGGACCAGGACGCGCGCGTGGCGCTGCATGGCAGCCAGGACGAGTTCGACGAGTTGGGGCACGATGTGAACCAGGCGCTCGAACGCATCGATTTCCTGATGGAAGAGGTGCGCAACGCCACCAATCACATCGCGCACGAGCTGCGCACCCCGCTGACGCGCCTGCAGCAGCGCCTGAGCAACGCGGCCGACTCGATGCGCGACAACCCCGCGGCGGAAGCGGAGATGGCGCTGGCGGAAGAAGAAGTGCGGCGCATCCTGTACCTGTTCCGCACCGTCATGCGCATCAGCGAGATCGAGACCGGGCGCTGCCATCACGAACCCGTCGACCTCGATGCGCGGGCCCTGCTGGCCGATCTGCACGATTACTACGATGTCCTGGCCGATCAGCGCGGCGTGGTCCTGCAGATCCGCGTCGAGGACGACCTGCCCCTGATGGGCGACCGCGCGCTGCTGTTCCAGGCGCTGGTTAACCTGATCGACAACGCAATCAAATATGCGCCGCCCGGCTCGGCCATCACGCTGCTGGCGCGGCGCCGCGGCCCCTGGATCGAGCTGGGCACCGCCGACCAGGGCCCCGGCATCGACGCCGACCAGCGCAGCCAGGCCGTGCAGCGCTTTCGCCGGCTTACGCGCGACCGGACGATCTCCGGCCACGGCCTGGGCCTGGCCTTGGTGCATGCCGTGGCGGCGCTGCACGGCGGGTCGCTGGCGCTGGCCGACAACGATCCCGGCCCGCCGCAAGGCGCCGCGTCCGGCACGCCGCGCGGCCTGCTGGCCATCCTGCGCCTGCCCTGTAAAAGCGCGGCCGGCGGACGTTCCTGA
- a CDS encoding CpaF family protein: MLPRRKPAPSIPHAPAAPAPAPVATLPDAAPMPAAAPAARTPPPAPRPVAAATPPSAESSAQRRVIRNELFELIDPLKAAAMPRDRLQAQIDALIRRICDEQRLQLSGQEEELIARQMLDEMVGVGPIEPLLADDTVNDILVNGANQIFVERFGKLELSSITFIDEEHVFNTAQRIAARVGRRIDEANPMVDARLPDGSRVNVITHPLALDGTTISIRKFMRRDLSLESLAQRGAMSMDMAVLLRRAMEARLNIVVSGGTGAGKTTLLNALSQNISPLERIITIEDAAELQLQQEHVIRLETRPESAEGGGRVDQRDLMKNALRMRPDRIILGEVRGGECFDMLQAMNTGHDGSLCTVHANTPRDALMRLENMVMMANMQLPLAAIRRQIASAVDLIVQIERMRDGARRVVSIMEICGMEEEVIQTQELFIFRSRAGSTATQVLGEHTGSGLRPNFYTEKSHLFDQDIA; the protein is encoded by the coding sequence ATGCTGCCCCGCCGCAAGCCCGCACCTTCCATCCCCCACGCGCCCGCTGCCCCCGCGCCGGCGCCGGTTGCCACGCTGCCCGACGCCGCGCCGATGCCTGCCGCCGCGCCCGCGGCCCGCACGCCGCCGCCCGCACCGCGTCCCGTCGCCGCCGCCACCCCGCCCAGCGCGGAGAGCAGCGCCCAACGCCGCGTGATCCGCAACGAGCTCTTCGAACTGATCGACCCGCTCAAGGCCGCGGCCATGCCGCGCGACCGGCTGCAGGCGCAGATCGACGCGCTGATCCGCCGCATCTGCGACGAACAGCGCCTGCAGCTTTCAGGCCAGGAAGAAGAGCTGATCGCGCGCCAGATGCTGGATGAAATGGTGGGCGTGGGTCCCATCGAGCCCCTGCTGGCCGACGACACGGTCAACGACATCCTGGTCAACGGCGCGAACCAGATCTTCGTCGAACGCTTCGGCAAGCTGGAGCTGTCGTCCATCACCTTCATCGACGAAGAGCACGTCTTCAACACCGCGCAACGCATCGCCGCCCGAGTGGGCCGCCGCATCGACGAAGCCAACCCCATGGTCGACGCCCGCCTGCCCGACGGCAGCCGCGTCAACGTCATCACCCATCCGCTGGCGCTGGACGGCACCACGATCTCGATCCGCAAATTCATGCGGCGCGATCTGTCGCTGGAATCGCTGGCCCAGCGCGGCGCCATGTCCATGGATATGGCCGTGCTGCTGCGCCGCGCGATGGAAGCGCGCCTGAACATCGTGGTGTCCGGCGGCACGGGCGCCGGCAAGACCACGCTGCTCAATGCGCTGTCGCAGAACATCAGTCCGCTGGAACGCATCATCACCATCGAGGACGCCGCCGAACTGCAGCTGCAGCAAGAGCACGTCATCCGCCTGGAGACCCGGCCCGAAAGCGCCGAAGGCGGCGGCCGCGTAGACCAGCGCGACCTCATGAAGAACGCGCTGCGGATGCGCCCCGACCGCATCATCCTGGGCGAAGTGCGCGGCGGCGAATGCTTCGACATGCTCCAGGCCATGAACACCGGCCACGACGGGTCGCTGTGCACCGTCCACGCCAACACCCCGCGCGACGCCCTGATGCGTTTGGAGAACATGGTGATGATGGCCAACATGCAGCTCCCGCTGGCCGCCATCCGCCGCCAGATCGCCAGCGCCGTCGACCTCATCGTGCAGATCGAACGCATGCGCGACGGCGCGCGGCGCGTGGTCTCGATCATGGAAATCTGCGGCATGGAAGAAGAGGTGATCCAGACGCAGGAATTGTTCATCTTCCGCTCGCGCGCCGGCTCGACGGCCACGCAGGTGCTGGGCGAACACACGGGCAGCGGCCTGCGGCCGAACTTCTACACCGAGAAGTCGCACCTGTTCGACCAGGACATCGCCTGA
- a CDS encoding lytic transglycosylase domain-containing protein, with translation MSTFLLRSRHWLGAALLLSCSASLAADVYVSFDDQGMAHFAPTAIDDSYRLLFRDLSSGARGARRAVEPSPEIRQALEQAAQRHGLDYALLHAVAQAESGFDTHAVSPKGAVGVMQLMPATASQYGVPGTDEALQANLRKLDLNVNAGSRYLRALLDRYDGNLELALAAYNAGEGAVQRAGNRVPDYAETRNYVSRIMAAYQPGAPKAGIAVADNTGAASAMWTRQDDAKAVRQFEQGFMVVPPRKR, from the coding sequence ATGTCCACTTTCCTCCTTCGAAGCCGCCACTGGCTGGGCGCGGCTTTGTTGCTGTCTTGCTCGGCCAGTCTTGCAGCGGACGTCTATGTGTCCTTCGACGATCAGGGCATGGCGCACTTCGCGCCCACGGCCATCGACGACAGCTACCGCCTGTTGTTCCGCGACCTGTCCTCGGGCGCGCGCGGCGCGCGCCGCGCCGTCGAGCCCAGCCCCGAAATCCGCCAGGCGCTGGAACAGGCCGCGCAGCGCCATGGGCTGGACTACGCCCTCCTCCATGCGGTCGCGCAGGCGGAATCGGGCTTTGACACGCATGCGGTGTCGCCCAAGGGCGCGGTCGGCGTGATGCAGCTGATGCCGGCTACCGCCAGCCAGTACGGCGTGCCGGGCACGGACGAGGCGCTGCAGGCGAACCTGCGCAAGCTCGACCTGAACGTCAATGCCGGCAGCCGCTATCTGCGCGCGTTGCTGGACCGCTACGACGGCAACCTGGAGCTTGCGCTGGCGGCCTACAACGCCGGCGAAGGCGCGGTGCAGCGCGCCGGCAACCGCGTGCCGGACTATGCGGAGACGCGCAACTACGTGAGCCGGATCATGGCCGCCTACCAGCCGGGAGCCCCGAAAGCCGGGATCGCTGTGGCGGACAACACGGGCGCGGCGTCTGCCATGTGGACCCGCCAGGACGACGCGAAAGCGGTCCGGCAATTCGAGCAGGGGTTCATGGTGGTGCCGCCGAGAAAACGCTGA
- a CDS encoding type II secretion system F family protein: MPLLSDPLAPLLLLAFIAGIALAAWLLRAEARRNPLHDRLGRRGRGAAQATASIALDASSPLPPLAQGIAAFGMKLAGTEQDRLATERLLAQAGWRRAEACGLFMAAKYGSGVVLCALALWLLTSPQTRFGLTGLAVGLISLFVGTTLPELLVKLRAGRRHEALARSMPDALDLMVICAEAGLPFPRILKVVSRELAFSAPAMADELAFTSAELQLLPDRSAALRHLADRTRVPTIESMVGSLVQAERYGTPLAQALRTIAEESRSRLILELEEKAGKLPAQLSVPLMTLILPPVVAIVATPALMRVIRTLMQ; this comes from the coding sequence ATGCCCCTGCTTTCCGATCCCCTGGCGCCCCTGCTGCTGCTGGCCTTCATTGCCGGCATCGCGCTGGCCGCCTGGCTGCTGCGCGCCGAAGCGCGCCGCAACCCCTTGCACGACCGGCTGGGCCGCCGCGGCCGCGGCGCCGCCCAGGCCACCGCCTCCATCGCGCTGGACGCCAGTTCGCCGCTGCCGCCGCTGGCGCAAGGCATCGCGGCCTTCGGCATGAAGCTCGCCGGCACCGAACAGGACCGGCTCGCCACCGAGCGCCTCCTGGCCCAGGCCGGATGGCGCCGGGCCGAGGCCTGCGGCCTCTTCATGGCCGCCAAGTACGGCAGCGGCGTCGTGCTGTGCGCGCTGGCGCTGTGGCTGCTGACCAGCCCGCAGACGCGCTTCGGCCTGACCGGCCTGGCGGTCGGCCTGATCTCGCTCTTCGTCGGCACCACGCTGCCGGAACTCCTGGTCAAGCTGCGCGCCGGCCGGCGCCACGAAGCCCTGGCGCGCAGCATGCCCGACGCGCTGGACCTGATGGTCATCTGCGCCGAGGCCGGCCTGCCGTTCCCGCGCATCCTGAAAGTGGTGTCGCGCGAACTGGCCTTCAGCGCGCCCGCCATGGCCGATGAACTGGCCTTCACCAGCGCCGAGCTTCAACTGCTGCCCGACCGCTCGGCCGCGCTGCGCCACCTGGCCGACCGCACCCGCGTCCCGACCATCGAAAGCATGGTCGGCTCGCTGGTGCAGGCCGAACGCTACGGCACGCCGCTGGCGCAGGCGCTGCGCACCATCGCCGAGGAAAGCCGCAGCCGTCTCATCCTGGAACTGGAAGAGAAGGCCGGCAAGCTGCCCGCGCAGCTCAGCGTGCCCCTCATGACCCTGATCCTGCCGCCGGTGGTCGCCATCGTCGCCACGCCCGCGCTCATGCGCGTTATCCGGACCCTGATGCAATGA
- a CDS encoding CpaD family pilus assembly lipoprotein, whose amino-acid sequence MDYEKTLTPRRLLPLAPLLLALLLGGCGTQLNDLRAQRFGAGEAAKAPTVAPRAVALALQAAPDGNGLTAESLNAANELLTRQGRIDAQVLTLTPFNARGEALAQRLAQALARSGARAPRVESLPRDAQRLQAAAQAGWDLELQSEAMTVQATRCSIAKPDDWTIHPYYGVGALGCANRANLARMVSDPRDLARPRTLEGADGKAAAGAVDRYQTGETRDLIDIDFDN is encoded by the coding sequence ATGGACTACGAAAAGACCCTTACCCCGCGCCGCCTGCTGCCGCTGGCGCCGCTGTTGCTGGCCCTGCTGCTGGGCGGCTGCGGCACGCAGTTGAACGACCTGCGCGCCCAGCGCTTCGGCGCCGGCGAAGCCGCCAAGGCGCCCACCGTGGCGCCGCGCGCCGTCGCGCTGGCGCTCCAGGCCGCGCCGGACGGCAACGGCCTGACGGCCGAATCGCTGAACGCCGCCAATGAACTGCTGACGCGCCAGGGCCGCATCGACGCGCAGGTGCTGACGCTCACGCCCTTCAACGCCCGCGGCGAGGCGCTGGCGCAGCGCCTGGCGCAAGCGCTGGCCCGCAGCGGCGCGCGCGCGCCCCGGGTCGAATCGCTGCCCCGCGACGCGCAGCGCCTGCAAGCGGCGGCGCAGGCCGGCTGGGACCTGGAGCTGCAATCCGAGGCGATGACGGTGCAGGCCACACGCTGCAGCATCGCCAAGCCGGACGACTGGACCATCCATCCCTACTACGGCGTCGGCGCGCTGGGCTGCGCGAACCGCGCCAACCTCGCGCGCATGGTGAGCGACCCGCGCGACCTGGCGCGCCCCCGCACGCTGGAAGGCGCGGACGGCAAGGCGGCGGCCGGCGCCGTGGACCGCTACCAGACCGGCGAAACCCGCGACCTGATCGACATCGACTTCGACAACTGA
- a CDS encoding response regulator transcription factor, whose amino-acid sequence MRILLIEDDSKVSYWLASKFQASGHQCVPVDSGEQALVALDRQVFDIAVLDRMLPGIDGIEVLRRLQGRPHPPVIILSAVDQASDRVEGLRAGAQDHIGKPFDFLELMVRMELLVQRHDATPPNTARLCVQDLQIDLLRRKVTRSGREISLTDKEFLLLRTLAEHAGQTVPRGMLLEKVWGLQFDPQTNLIDVHVSKLRSKIDKDFSQPLLKTVRAMGYVLS is encoded by the coding sequence ATGCGGATACTGCTAATCGAGGACGACAGCAAAGTGAGCTACTGGCTGGCCAGCAAGTTCCAGGCCAGCGGCCATCAGTGCGTGCCGGTCGATTCGGGCGAGCAGGCGCTCGTTGCGCTGGACCGGCAGGTGTTCGACATCGCCGTGCTCGACCGCATGCTGCCCGGCATCGATGGCATCGAGGTGCTGCGGCGCCTGCAAGGCCGCCCGCACCCGCCCGTCATCATCCTGTCCGCCGTCGACCAGGCGTCGGACCGCGTCGAGGGCCTGCGCGCGGGCGCGCAGGACCACATCGGCAAGCCCTTCGACTTTCTTGAACTGATGGTGCGCATGGAGCTGCTGGTGCAGCGCCATGACGCCACGCCGCCCAACACGGCGCGCCTGTGCGTGCAGGATCTGCAGATCGACCTGCTGCGCCGCAAGGTGACGCGGTCGGGCCGCGAGATCAGCCTGACCGACAAGGAATTCCTGCTGCTGCGCACGCTGGCCGAGCACGCCGGCCAGACCGTGCCCCGCGGCATGCTGCTGGAAAAGGTGTGGGGCCTGCAGTTCGATCCCCAGACCAACCTGATCGACGTCCACGTCTCGAAGCTGCGCTCGAAGATCGACAAGGACTTTTCGCAACCGTTGCTCAAGACCGTGCGGGCCATGGGATACGTGCTGAGCTGA
- a CDS encoding prepilin peptidase has translation MAHSLPSIILVPALAWVVVSDLLYRRISNRLVLALLLAWVAYAGWTLAQGNPALRASLTTGILAGAGVLVAGYCLFAMRWMGAGDAKLMAVLCLWLGEHTFVFLIVTALAGGVMALALPLLRALERALALSLMRLNIWLSGLVIPTPHALRDEPMQGIPYGLAIACGAVFVLWSAS, from the coding sequence GTGGCGCACTCCCTGCCCAGCATCATCCTCGTGCCGGCCCTGGCCTGGGTGGTGGTCTCCGACCTGCTGTACCGCCGCATCAGCAACCGCCTGGTGCTGGCGTTGCTGCTGGCCTGGGTCGCCTACGCCGGATGGACGCTGGCGCAGGGCAATCCCGCGCTGCGCGCCTCGCTGACGACCGGCATCCTGGCCGGCGCCGGCGTGCTGGTGGCGGGGTATTGCCTCTTTGCCATGCGCTGGATGGGCGCCGGCGACGCCAAGCTGATGGCCGTGCTGTGCCTGTGGCTGGGCGAGCACACCTTCGTCTTCCTCATCGTCACGGCCCTGGCCGGTGGCGTCATGGCCCTGGCGCTGCCGCTGCTGCGCGCGCTGGAACGCGCCCTGGCGCTAAGCCTGATGCGCCTGAACATCTGGCTGTCCGGCCTGGTCATCCCCACGCCGCACGCGCTGCGCGACGAGCCCATGCAAGGCATTCCGTACGGACTTGCGATTGCCTGCGGCGCCGTCTTCGTGCTCTGGAGCGCCAGCTAG
- a CDS encoding type II and III secretion system protein family protein, with protein sequence MIHKQPRRGAALLMPRLCLAAPLCLAGASALAAPSTAPGARPAVDVMNTPTALPASLQKIAPTGEITLHVREGQLLKLKSDAANVLVADPRVASFQVPSPNNIFVFAQSVGTTTLYALDAQDKVIAAIRVVAEHDLSTLRTQILRSVPGADIELEPSLNNRIIVRGNVRTPIEARQIVDQVQAYLDGVSAGAQGGGARGAGNTRDGVINQLKVELSSQINIQVRVVEVSRTLSHELGFDWAATLNSGSGAWGIMTGSAAGGFAPATEPINPSLFDSVTGKNFSSLIPGRTTSTFAAGGMTTRGRFTMGGLISALSAEGFASVLAEPNLTAMSGESAAFAAGGEVPIVIITNNNVQIDFKSYGVILRMTPTLLSANRISLHIAPEVSELTEDGAVTLQGISIPALKVRRADTTVELASGQSFALAGMLRSTQAQTVSGVPGLSSIPLLGRLFEHEVSAKDETELVILVTANVVDPVAAGELQVPGQGLAGIDDLLPPQAPIGYLY encoded by the coding sequence ATGATTCACAAGCAGCCCCGCCGCGGCGCGGCCCTCCTGATGCCCCGGCTGTGCCTGGCCGCGCCGCTGTGCCTGGCTGGCGCAAGCGCCCTGGCCGCCCCCTCCACGGCGCCCGGCGCCCGGCCCGCCGTCGACGTCATGAACACGCCGACGGCCTTGCCCGCCAGCCTGCAGAAGATCGCGCCCACCGGCGAGATCACGCTGCACGTGCGCGAAGGCCAGTTGCTCAAGCTGAAGTCCGATGCGGCCAATGTGCTGGTGGCCGATCCGCGCGTCGCCAGTTTCCAGGTGCCATCGCCCAACAACATCTTCGTCTTCGCGCAGTCCGTCGGCACGACGACGCTGTACGCGCTGGATGCGCAGGACAAGGTCATCGCCGCGATCCGCGTCGTGGCCGAGCACGACCTGTCCACGCTGCGCACGCAGATCCTGCGGTCCGTGCCCGGCGCCGACATCGAGCTGGAACCCTCGCTGAACAACCGCATCATCGTGCGCGGCAACGTGCGCACGCCCATCGAGGCGCGCCAGATCGTCGACCAGGTACAGGCCTATCTGGACGGCGTGTCGGCGGGCGCGCAGGGCGGCGGCGCGCGCGGCGCCGGCAACACCCGCGACGGCGTGATCAACCAGCTCAAGGTGGAGCTGTCGTCACAGATCAACATCCAGGTGCGCGTCGTCGAGGTGTCGCGCACGCTGTCGCACGAACTGGGCTTTGACTGGGCGGCGACGCTCAATTCGGGCAGCGGCGCGTGGGGGATCATGACGGGCAGCGCGGCCGGCGGCTTCGCGCCCGCCACCGAGCCCATCAATCCGTCGCTGTTCGATTCCGTCACGGGCAAGAACTTCTCCAGCCTGATACCGGGCCGCACCACGTCCACCTTCGCGGCGGGCGGCATGACCACGCGCGGCCGCTTCACCATGGGCGGCCTGATCTCGGCGCTGTCGGCGGAGGGCTTCGCCTCGGTCCTGGCCGAACCCAACCTCACCGCGATGTCGGGCGAAAGCGCGGCCTTCGCCGCGGGCGGCGAGGTGCCCATCGTCATCATCACCAACAACAACGTGCAGATCGACTTCAAGTCGTACGGCGTGATCCTGCGCATGACGCCGACGCTGCTTTCCGCCAATCGCATCAGCCTGCACATCGCGCCCGAAGTGAGCGAGCTGACGGAAGACGGCGCGGTCACGCTGCAGGGCATCTCCATCCCCGCGCTGAAGGTGCGCCGCGCCGACACCACCGTGGAGCTGGCCAGCGGCCAGAGCTTTGCGCTGGCCGGCATGCTGCGGTCGACGCAGGCCCAGACCGTGTCCGGCGTGCCGGGGCTGAGCAGCATTCCGCTGCTGGGCCGGCTGTTCGAGCACGAAGTGTCCGCCAAGGACGAAACCGAGCTGGTCATCCTGGTCACCGCGAACGTGGTCGATCCGGTCGCGGCCGGCGAGCTGCAGGTGCCAGGCCAGGGCCTGGCCGGCATCGACGACCTGCTGCCGCCGCAAGCCCCCATCGGCTACCTGTACTGA
- a CDS encoding type II secretion system F family protein, producing MLDLFTLLIFLLVFVGFFAVRANSRRQRREDAMAARLAALRLQMQRESGLAAAVLQSPDSIALPGQDDLMPRWPWLGLRLARLRDGLRALGWLPTLRQRVLVSAAVALIGGLVLVRMTGTPIFLALLAAPVLWTALCGVLYQQAMAKHLAALARSLPEAIDGITRICRSGVPLHSAFGIAADHLHGPLAPELREIENWLKLGVPLKQAMQSSAQRVPLPEYRFFAVILIISQESGGRLGDTLERLSATLRARAELGMKVQAKTSEARASAKIVALLVPGVLLYMYLNSPEDFRFMFNDAAGVKVMIYAAASVGLGLFITHLMVKRIR from the coding sequence ATGCTCGATCTCTTTACCCTGCTCATCTTCCTGCTGGTGTTCGTCGGCTTTTTCGCCGTGCGCGCCAACAGCCGACGCCAGCGCCGCGAAGACGCCATGGCGGCCCGCCTGGCGGCGCTGCGCTTGCAGATGCAGCGCGAAAGCGGCCTGGCCGCGGCCGTGCTGCAATCGCCCGACTCCATCGCGCTGCCGGGCCAGGACGACCTGATGCCGCGCTGGCCGTGGCTGGGACTGCGCCTGGCGCGTCTGCGCGACGGCCTGCGCGCCCTGGGCTGGCTGCCCACGCTGCGCCAGCGCGTCCTGGTCTCGGCCGCCGTCGCGCTGATCGGCGGCCTTGTTCTGGTGCGCATGACGGGCACGCCGATCTTCCTGGCCTTGCTGGCCGCGCCCGTGCTGTGGACCGCGCTGTGCGGCGTGCTGTATCAGCAGGCCATGGCCAAGCACCTGGCGGCGCTGGCGCGCAGCCTGCCCGAAGCCATCGACGGCATCACGCGCATCTGCCGGTCCGGCGTGCCGCTGCACAGCGCGTTCGGGATCGCCGCGGACCACCTGCACGGCCCGCTCGCGCCCGAACTGCGCGAGATCGAAAACTGGCTCAAGCTCGGCGTGCCGCTCAAGCAGGCCATGCAATCGTCCGCGCAGCGCGTGCCGCTGCCCGAGTATCGCTTCTTCGCCGTCATCCTCATCATCAGCCAGGAATCGGGCGGCCGCCTGGGCGACACGCTGGAACGCCTGTCGGCCACGCTGCGCGCGCGCGCCGAACTGGGCATGAAGGTGCAGGCCAAGACCTCCGAGGCGCGCGCCTCGGCCAAGATCGTCGCCCTGCTGGTGCCGGGCGTGCTGCTCTACATGTACCTGAACTCCCCGGAAGATTTCCGCTTCATGTTCAACGACGCGGCGGGCGTCAAGGTGATGATCTACGCCGCCGCCAGCGTTGGGCTGGGCCTGTTCATCACCCACCTGATGGTCAAGCGCATCCGCTGA
- a CDS encoding Flp family type IVb pilin: protein MTSRIQQFLRDESGVTAIEYGILAAAMAAAVGVIFGSDGAFITALRDKFGAIANDITEAGTDARSGG, encoded by the coding sequence GTGACCTCCCGCATCCAACAATTCCTTCGTGACGAAAGCGGCGTGACCGCAATTGAATACGGCATCCTCGCCGCCGCCATGGCCGCCGCGGTCGGCGTGATCTTCGGCTCCGACGGCGCCTTCATCACCGCGCTGCGCGACAAGTTCGGCGCCATCGCCAACGACATTACCGAAGCCGGCACCGACGCCCGCTCGGGCGGCTGA
- the cpaB gene encoding Flp pilus assembly protein CpaB, whose translation MKTRSLILLASAIALAAGAALVGRALMRPPPPVTIVKQVEAQRAPVRQVLAAAGPLVPGDFVAGRALAWRELPASEIRADHYTADTDEERRKIERAVAGSTPRRALQDGQPLTRDGLVFSGDHGFVASVLKPEMRAVSIPTSAVTSNSGLVSAGDRVDVILHLERDKDQPPMPGQTAVSFASLASQTIVRNVRVLALNGNPAGIAPASNAPTTPGAVDKKAVPLRNYYESLTLEVTPRDSERLALAQEVGPLQLALRSVQADTVEQPHDAMRSVTRINDATDMFNQPARQTVVVQTFRGERQSAQSFTQSVSQAAEPDEPAPSSSIP comes from the coding sequence ATGAAGACCCGATCATTGATCCTGCTTGCCTCGGCGATCGCGCTGGCCGCGGGAGCGGCCCTGGTGGGCCGCGCGCTCATGCGCCCGCCGCCACCCGTGACCATCGTCAAGCAGGTCGAAGCGCAGCGCGCGCCCGTGCGCCAGGTGCTGGCGGCGGCCGGGCCGCTGGTCCCCGGCGACTTCGTCGCGGGACGCGCGCTGGCATGGCGCGAACTGCCCGCCAGCGAGATCCGGGCCGACCACTACACCGCTGACACCGACGAGGAACGCCGCAAGATCGAACGCGCCGTCGCCGGGTCCACGCCCCGCCGCGCGCTGCAGGACGGCCAACCGCTGACCCGCGACGGGCTGGTGTTCAGCGGCGACCACGGCTTCGTCGCGTCGGTGCTCAAGCCCGAGATGCGCGCCGTGTCGATTCCGACCAGCGCGGTGACGAGCAACTCGGGGCTGGTGTCCGCAGGCGACCGGGTGGACGTCATCCTGCATCTGGAACGCGACAAAGACCAGCCGCCGATGCCGGGCCAGACCGCCGTCTCCTTTGCCTCGCTGGCGTCGCAGACGATCGTGCGCAACGTGCGCGTGCTGGCATTGAACGGCAATCCGGCGGGCATCGCGCCCGCCAGCAATGCCCCGACGACCCCGGGCGCCGTGGACAAGAAGGCCGTGCCCCTGCGCAATTACTACGAAAGCCTGACGCTCGAAGTCACCCCGCGCGATTCGGAGCGCCTGGCCCTCGCGCAAGAGGTCGGCCCGCTGCAACTGGCGCTGCGCAGCGTGCAGGCGGACACCGTCGAACAGCCGCACGACGCCATGCGGTCGGTGACGCGCATCAACGATGCGACGGACATGTTCAACCAGCCGGCCCGGCAGACGGTCGTCGTGCAGACGTTCCGCGGCGAGCGGCAGAGTGCGCAGTCCTTCACGCAGTCCGTCAGTCAGGCGGCGGAGCCAGACGAACCCGCCCCGTCATCCTCCATCCCCTAA